The Oceanispirochaeta sp. genome contains a region encoding:
- a CDS encoding SDR family oxidoreductase yields MITIKGKTALITGSAKRIGRACALKLAREGTDILIHYNTSEDEAEELARVIRMNGQKAWAIQQDLSYPESGEELMSKALSITKNIDYLVNSASLFPESTYKDVKESDFGANIQVNALSPFFLSRAFARESRSGECIINFLDTRILDNDKQHLAYHISKRVLFSLTRILSEELAPSIRVNAVAPGLVIPPPGESYEYLKKRIHTNPLNKIGTLDQVSESMLFLIKNTFITGQVLFVDGGRHLKGSFYGL; encoded by the coding sequence ATGATAACAATCAAGGGAAAAACAGCACTTATCACAGGGAGTGCAAAACGCATTGGCAGAGCCTGCGCCCTGAAGCTGGCCCGTGAGGGTACGGATATTCTGATTCATTACAATACCTCAGAGGATGAAGCGGAAGAGTTGGCCAGGGTCATCAGGATGAATGGACAGAAAGCCTGGGCTATCCAGCAGGATCTATCTTATCCGGAATCAGGAGAGGAACTGATGAGCAAGGCCCTCTCCATTACCAAAAATATTGATTATCTCGTTAATTCTGCGTCATTATTTCCTGAATCGACCTATAAGGATGTTAAAGAATCAGATTTTGGAGCAAACATTCAGGTCAATGCCCTTAGTCCTTTTTTCCTGTCCAGAGCCTTTGCCAGAGAATCCCGGTCGGGAGAGTGCATCATTAACTTTCTGGATACAAGGATTCTGGACAACGATAAACAGCATCTGGCCTATCATATCAGTAAAAGAGTCCTTTTTTCATTGACCAGAATTTTGAGTGAAGAACTGGCACCATCAATCCGGGTTAATGCGGTGGCCCCCGGTCTGGTTATTCCGCCTCCCGGCGAGTCCTATGAATACCTTAAAAAAAGAATACATACCAATCCACTGAATAAGATTGGAACCCTCGATCAAGTCAGCGAAAGCATGCTTTTTCTTATCAAAAATACATTTATAACGGGACAGGTTCTCTTTGTTGACGGAGGCCGTCACTTGAAAGGAAGTTTTTATGGATTATAA